From a single Miscanthus floridulus cultivar M001 chromosome 8, ASM1932011v1, whole genome shotgun sequence genomic region:
- the LOC136472972 gene encoding rhamnogalacturonate lyase B-like, with protein sequence MGKLSCSSLCACCMGPPREASPAGPAVDATAGVTVEVSDRYVEIKNGIFELTLSNPDGIVTGVRYNGVDNLMEILNKEDNRGYWDLVWNPQGQKTGIFDVIKGTEFRIIYQDENQAEVSFTRNWDPSLEGKAVPLNIDKRFIVLRGSSGFYTYGIYEHKEGWPDFGLGETRVAFKLRKDKFHYMALADDRQRIMPMPDDRLPPRGQPLAYPEAVLLVDPINPDLRGEVDDKYQYSCEDQYNNVHGWMSFDPPIGFWQITPSDEFRTGGPLKQNLTSHVGPTMLAMFLSAHYAGDDLSPKFTNGEYWKKVHGPVFMYLNSSWDGSDPTMLWEDAKVQMMIEKENWPYCFALSEDFQKTEQRGCVSGRLLVRDRYIDDQDLYASGAYVGLALPGEAGSWQRECKGYQFWCRADVDGSFYIRNIVTGNYNLYAWVPGFIGDYRLDATLTIASGDDIYLGDLVYEPPRDGPTMWEIGVPDRSAADFYVPDPNPNYVNRLYINHPADRFRQYGLWERYAELYPNSDLVYTVGQSDYSTDWFYAQVNRKLDDNTYQPTTWQIKFNLDSVSPSSTYKFRVALASSALAELQIFFNDQDKALPHFATGLIGRDNAIARHGIHGLYWLFNIDVASAWLVQGVNTIYLKQSRSQNPFQGLMYDYLRLEGPCGC encoded by the exons atgggGAAGCTTAG CTGCAGCAGTCTCTGTGCCTGCTGCATGGGCCCTCCGCGGGAGGCCTCGCCGGCCGGCCCCGCCGTCGATGCCACCGCCGGCGTCACGGTCGAGGTCAGCGACAGATAT GTCGAGATAAAAAATGGCATCTTTGAGCTGACGCTGTCCAACCCGGACGGTATCGTCACCGGCGTGCGCTACAATGGCGTGGACAATCTCATGGAGATTCTTAACAAGGAAGACAACAGAGG GTACTGGGACCTTGTTTGGAACCCACAAGGACAAAAAACTGGCATCTTTGATGT GATCAAAGGCACCGAATTCCGCATCATATACCAAGATGAAAACCAGGCTGAGGTATCCTTCACCAGAAATTGGGATCCTTCCCTTGAAGGAAAAGCTGTCCCCTTGAACATCGATAAGAG GTTCATCGTTCTCCGTGGTTCATCCGGGTTCTACACCTATGGAATCTATGAGCATAAGGAAGGATGGCCTGATTTCGGCTTGGGAGAGACAAGGGTGGCTTTCAAGCTGCGGAAAGACAA GTTTCATTACATGGCATTGGCTGATGACAGGCAGAGAATTATGCCAATGCCCGACGACCGATTGCCTCCCCGAGGCCAGCCATTAGCATACCCTGAGGCTGTGCTCCTTGTGGACCCAATAAATCCTGATCTCAGAGGGGAG GTTGACGACAAGTACCAGTACTCTTGCGAAGACCAGTACAACAATGTCCATGGGTGGATGTCATTCGATCCTCCAATTGGCTTCTGGCAGATCACTCCAAGTGATGAGTTCAGGACAGGAGGACCCCTGAAGCAAAATTTGACTTCTCATGTTGGCCCCACTATGCTGGCT ATGTTTCTTAGTGCACATTATGCGGGGGATGACCTCTCACCAAAGTTTACGAATGGAGAATACTGGAAAAAGGTCCATGGACCGGTATTCATGTATCTTAATTCCAGTTGGGATGGAAGTGACCCAACTATGCTATGGGAAGATGCAAAAGTTCAG ATGATGATTGAGAAAGAAAACTGGCCATACTGTTTTGCACTTTCAGAGGACTTTCAGAAGACAGAGCAAAGGGGTTGCGTCTCTGGTAGATTACTAGTCCGAGACAG GTATATAGATGATCAAGACCTTTATGCCTCAGGAGCCTATGTAGGCTTGGCGCTACCAGGAGAAGCTGGATCCTGGCAAAGAGAGTGCAAG GGATACCAATTCTGGTGTAGAGCAGATGTAGATGGGAGCTTCTACATAAGGAACATTGTAACTGGGAACTACAACCTATATGCGTGGGTTCCGGGTTTTATAGGGGACTACAGATTAGATGCTACACTGACCATAGCTTCAG GGGATGATATTTATTTGGGTGACCTTGTGTATGAACCACCAAGAGATGGGCCGACGATGTGGGAGATTGGAGTACCTGATCGATCTGCCGCTGACTTTTATGTTCCTGATCCTAACCCCAACTATGTCAATAGATTGTACATCAACCATCCTGCAGATAG ATTTAGACAATATGGACTTTGGGAACGATATGCGGAACTATACCCTAACAGTGACCTGGTATACACAGTTGGCCAAAGTGACTATAGCACCGATTGGTTCTATGCTCAAGTTAACAG AAAACTTGATGACAACACTTACCAGCCAACAACATGGCAAATAAAGTTCAACCTTGACAGTGTCAGTCCAAGCAGCACCTACAAGTTCAGAGTGGCTCTCGCGTCTTCTGCACTCGCTGAGCTGCAG ATTTTCTTCAACGATCAGGACAAGGCTCTTCCTCACTTCGCCACCGGGCTGATCGGCAGGGACAACGCGATAGCAAGGCACGGGATACATGGGCTGTACTGGCTGTTCAACATCGATGTGGCTAGTGCTTGGCTTGTGCAAGGGGTGAACACCATCTACCTGAAGCAGTCCAGGAGCCAGAACCCGTTTCAAGGATTGATGTACGACTACTTGCGTTTGGAGGGGCCGTGTGGCTGCTAA